A stretch of the uncultured Desulfobacter sp. genome encodes the following:
- a CDS encoding sigma-70 family RNA polymerase sigma factor, which translates to MTLIYRHHYLMCRLLKSSSTLIIIGLDQGLGTAMAGNKDYYRKKDYYRKIDKDYESVCACQRGDKCAFNDIVFSHQKTMYNIALRIVLLQEDAEDIVQEVFLNVYKNISNFNWDSKFSTYLYRSISNRSFNVLKKRIKESDLKLLMQEMDLRTHPEVQALMISLQLEGSDYFYYRDLIIDSLICIRQLREKYYKIFVLHTFENFKYQDIAEICDIELGTVRSRLNRARKQVRQYFEEIHGNIRDALR; encoded by the coding sequence ATGACATTGATATACCGCCACCATTATTTGATGTGTAGGTTGTTAAAATCTTCATCAACCCTCATTATTATTGGGCTGGATCAGGGTTTGGGGACTGCCATGGCGGGGAATAAAGATTATTATAGAAAGAAAGATTATTATAGAAAGATTGATAAAGACTATGAATCAGTCTGTGCCTGCCAGAGGGGAGATAAATGTGCCTTTAACGATATCGTTTTCAGTCACCAGAAAACGATGTACAATATAGCGCTTCGGATCGTGCTGCTTCAAGAAGATGCTGAAGATATTGTTCAGGAAGTGTTTTTAAATGTGTATAAAAACATTTCAAATTTTAACTGGGACTCTAAGTTTTCAACATACCTTTACCGCTCTATATCCAACCGTTCTTTTAATGTGTTAAAAAAGAGAATTAAAGAGAGTGACCTTAAACTTCTTATGCAGGAAATGGATCTGAGAACGCATCCTGAAGTACAGGCCTTGATGATCAGTCTGCAGCTCGAAGGTTCGGACTATTTTTATTATAGGGATTTAATTATTGATTCGCTGATTTGTATTCGTCAGTTGAGAGAAAAATATTACAAAATTTTTGTTTTGCACACATTCGAAAATTTTAAATACCAGGATATCGCCGAAATATGTGATATTGAACTTGGAACCGTCCGATCTCGATTAAACCGGGCAAGAAAACAAGTTAGACAATATTTCGAAGAAATACACGGAAATATCCGCGATGCACTGCGATAA
- a CDS encoding zf-HC2 domain-containing protein codes for MHCDNFQNKLFDFLEGMLSEDEAEELREHLSSCSDCQHELSVLTTVLNFEKLLDDVEPPSFLASRVLAHIIH; via the coding sequence ATGCACTGCGATAACTTTCAAAACAAATTATTCGATTTTCTTGAAGGAATGCTTTCGGAAGATGAAGCAGAAGAACTCAGAGAGCATTTATCTTCATGCTCAGACTGCCAGCACGAATTGTCTGTTTTAACAACTGTTTTGAATTTTGAAAAATTACTTGATGACGTAGAGCCGCCATCATTTTTAGCCTCCAGGGTTCTGGCTCACATCATTCATTGA